From Borrelia sp. RT5S, the proteins below share one genomic window:
- a CDS encoding TrkA family potassium uptake protein — translation MKTFVIIGLSNLGVHLLEDLSKLDCQIIIVDTSKELIEEYDVIATESFILDQFTKNALKKVIPVDTDAVVIDFDDDLGKSALVTHYCNLLGVREICVKTEDRDDAEILKTLGATKIIFPSKDAARRLTPLLVSPNLSTYNIIGYDIIVAETVIPKEYVGKTLLEADLRREKGITVIAVRNLSNSRYEFVDGDYFFLKDDKVVICGKPDSIENFTNNKDLIKDLIAASKEDEASFKEENKKLSFLRFFDFMKKFNKDNKRD, via the coding sequence GTGAAGACGTTTGTTATTATTGGTCTGAGTAATTTGGGTGTGCATCTTCTTGAGGACTTGAGTAAGCTTGATTGTCAGATTATTATTGTTGATACATCAAAAGAGTTGATTGAAGAATATGATGTTATTGCTACGGAAAGTTTTATTCTTGATCAATTTACTAAAAATGCTTTAAAGAAAGTAATTCCTGTGGATACGGACGCTGTCGTTATTGATTTTGATGATGATCTTGGTAAGAGTGCTCTTGTTACTCATTATTGTAATCTTTTAGGTGTAAGAGAGATATGTGTTAAAACTGAGGATAGGGATGATGCTGAAATATTGAAAACCCTTGGAGCTACAAAAATTATATTTCCAAGTAAAGATGCGGCAAGGAGATTGACTCCACTTTTAGTTTCTCCCAATCTTTCAACATACAATATTATTGGGTATGATATTATTGTTGCTGAGACTGTTATTCCTAAAGAGTATGTAGGCAAGACTCTTCTTGAGGCTGATTTGAGGAGAGAGAAGGGCATTACGGTGATTGCTGTTAGAAATTTAAGTAATTCTAGATATGAGTTTGTGGATGGAGATTATTTCTTTTTAAAAGACGATAAGGTTGTGATTTGTGGAAAACCAGATAGTATTGAAAATTTTACAAATAATAAGGACCTGATTAAGGACTTAATTGCGGCTTCTAAAGAAGACGAAGCTTCATTTAAGGAAGAAAATAAGAAGTTGAGTTTTTTAAGATTTTTTGATTTCATGAAAAAGTTTAATAAAGATAATAAGAGGGATTAA
- a CDS encoding P-loop NTPase — protein MTKIIPVASGKGGVGKTSFVANIGYKLSSLGKTVILVDLDLGGSNLHTCLGVKNTGIGIGSFINKREKNFSNLIVETPYSKLYLIPGDALYAGTANLPFPIKKKIIDAIQRDLVADFVFIDLGSGTSYNTVDFYLVAYSGIVVTVPETPSILNAYSFLKNALYRLLYLGFPPKSDEREYISNFFKEKIEGSNVKFKDLVTGIELISLSSSLKVKKMMNNFYPRVVLNRIESSEEIGMCENLINVVKNNINVPVEFIGFVPFAKSFRESVNSRIPFIDFDKNSKLNKYFEFISHNLIKSPLEGSPYIYDDIYDMIKDQSQFIRN, from the coding sequence ATGACTAAGATTATTCCTGTTGCAAGCGGAAAAGGTGGTGTTGGTAAGACCTCTTTTGTTGCTAATATTGGCTATAAACTCTCAAGTTTGGGAAAGACTGTAATACTAGTCGATCTTGACCTTGGAGGTTCTAATCTACATACATGTTTAGGGGTTAAGAATACTGGTATTGGAATAGGTTCTTTTATTAATAAGCGTGAAAAAAATTTTTCAAATTTAATTGTTGAAACGCCTTACAGTAAGCTTTATTTAATACCAGGAGATGCCCTTTATGCAGGAACGGCCAATCTTCCCTTTCCCATAAAGAAGAAGATAATTGATGCAATTCAAAGGGATCTTGTTGCAGATTTTGTTTTCATAGATTTAGGCTCGGGTACATCTTATAATACTGTAGATTTTTATTTAGTTGCTTACAGCGGGATTGTGGTCACTGTCCCGGAGACTCCTTCCATACTTAATGCGTATTCATTTTTAAAAAATGCACTTTATCGTCTTTTGTACCTAGGATTCCCCCCAAAGAGTGATGAGCGTGAGTATATTAGTAATTTCTTTAAAGAAAAAATAGAAGGGTCAAATGTTAAATTTAAGGATTTAGTTACAGGAATTGAGCTTATATCTTTAAGTTCATCTCTTAAGGTTAAGAAGATGATGAATAATTTTTATCCTAGGGTTGTGCTTAATAGGATAGAATCTAGCGAAGAGATAGGTATGTGTGAAAATTTGATCAATGTTGTTAAGAACAATATTAATGTACCAGTAGAATTTATTGGATTTGTTCCATTTGCTAAGAGTTTTAGGGAATCTGTTAATAGCAGGATTCCATTTATTGATTTTGATAAAAATTCAAAACTCAATAAATATTTCGAGTTTATTTCGCATAATTTGATTAAATCTCCTCTTGAAGGCTCTCCTTATATTTACGATGATATATACGATATGATTAAGGATCAAAGTCAGTTTATTAGAAACTAG
- a CDS encoding ATP-dependent 6-phosphofructokinase, giving the protein MYRIKDKKLDFRIESLGECKQNNPLIDFYASESHVHFTSEANKIRFSVYKNEKSCDKYEDILLEKAGPRDKIYFIPKHVKAAITTCGGLCPGFNDVIRSIVRTLWKVYGVRNIYGVKFGYQGLLPDSNSPFVQLNPDIVDDINQFGGTVLGSSRGGIKPVEIVDTLERMNINMLFNIGGDGTQKGSILIAEEIARRNLKIAVVGIPKTVDNDFMFVQKSFGFETAVEQAVAAVAGAHFEANSAYNGIGLVKVMGRDSGFIAAYTALSSNDVNFCLIPELDFDIEGPNGFLAHLEKRLLSKESLDEIPHAVILIAEGAGQKYFDPSSRRRDDSGNLLYEDIGLYLKDKITEYFNVKNIPITLKYIDPSYIIRSSPANASDSLYCARLGSNAVHAAMSGKTNLLVSLWSTKFVHIPIEMAVIDRNKVNINGSFWRDVLASTGQPFSMKN; this is encoded by the coding sequence GTGTATAGGATTAAAGATAAAAAACTAGACTTCAGGATAGAAAGTCTGGGGGAATGTAAGCAGAATAATCCTTTAATTGATTTTTATGCTAGTGAGAGCCATGTGCATTTTACTAGCGAGGCTAATAAAATTAGATTTAGTGTTTATAAGAATGAAAAAAGTTGTGATAAGTATGAAGATATCCTTTTAGAGAAAGCTGGACCTAGAGATAAGATATATTTTATTCCAAAGCATGTTAAAGCGGCGATTACTACTTGTGGAGGGCTTTGTCCCGGATTTAATGATGTTATTCGTTCAATTGTAAGAACCTTATGGAAAGTATACGGAGTTCGTAATATTTATGGTGTTAAGTTTGGGTATCAGGGCCTTTTGCCGGATTCTAATTCTCCTTTTGTTCAACTTAATCCGGATATAGTGGATGATATTAACCAATTTGGCGGTACAGTGCTTGGCTCCTCAAGGGGAGGAATTAAACCTGTTGAAATAGTTGATACTTTGGAGAGAATGAATATTAATATGCTCTTTAATATAGGTGGAGATGGAACCCAGAAGGGATCTATTTTAATTGCTGAGGAAATAGCTAGGAGAAATTTAAAAATAGCTGTTGTGGGAATTCCTAAGACAGTTGATAATGATTTTATGTTTGTTCAAAAATCTTTTGGATTTGAAACAGCAGTTGAACAGGCAGTTGCTGCAGTTGCTGGAGCACATTTTGAGGCAAACAGTGCTTATAATGGGATTGGTCTTGTTAAGGTAATGGGTAGGGATTCTGGATTTATTGCTGCCTATACTGCTTTATCATCTAATGATGTTAACTTTTGTTTAATACCAGAGTTAGACTTTGACATTGAAGGACCTAATGGTTTTCTTGCACACCTTGAGAAGAGGCTTTTATCAAAAGAGAGTTTGGATGAAATTCCTCATGCAGTAATATTAATAGCAGAGGGGGCGGGGCAGAAATATTTTGATCCTAGTAGCCGCAGAAGGGATGATTCTGGTAATTTGTTATATGAGGATATTGGACTTTATCTTAAAGATAAGATTACAGAGTATTTTAATGTTAAGAATATTCCAATTACGCTTAAGTATATTGATCCTAGTTACATTATTAGAAGTTCACCGGCTAATGCGAGTGATTCTCTTTATTGTGCCCGTCTTGGTTCAAATGCGGTTCATGCTGCTATGTCAGGTAAGACAAATTTATTGGTTAGCTTGTGGAGTACAAAGTTCGTGCACATTCCAATAGAAATGGCAGTAATTGACAGAAATAAGGTAAATATAAATGGTTCCTTTTGGAGAGATGTTCTTGCAAGCACTGGACAACCATTTAGTATGAAGAATTAG
- a CDS encoding CoA-disulfide reductase, producing the protein MKIIIIGGTAAGTSAAAKAKRINKELNITIYEKTNTTSFGACGLPYFIGGFFNDVNKMIARTPDEFERSGISVRTEHEVIKVDTKSSTLKVKNLKTEEVFSDTYDKLVIATGGNPIIPPIENIQLNNFYTLRSMQDGTEIRKLFDEKEINDIVIIGAGYIGVEMVEAARARGKNVRVIQLDKRILTESFDKEITDIMEAELIKNNVLLHTNEFAKSLVGKEKIEGIITNKGAYKADLVILSTGIRPSTEFVEGQLETLKNGAIVINEYGETSVGGVYSAGDCATVYNIVSKQNDYIPLATTASKLGKIVGENLAGQRVPFRGTLGSASIKVLSLEAARTGLTEESASRLGIECKSVFIKDKNHTNYYPTQEDLYIKLIYNKSTEEIIGAQIIGKDGAALRMHALSLAVYSKLKTRELGMLDFAYSPPFSKTWDALNIAGNAAK; encoded by the coding sequence ATGAAAATAATAATTATCGGAGGCACAGCTGCGGGTACCAGTGCTGCTGCTAAAGCAAAAAGAATAAACAAAGAATTAAACATTACCATTTATGAAAAAACAAATACCACGTCTTTTGGTGCTTGTGGACTGCCATACTTCATTGGAGGGTTTTTTAATGATGTAAACAAAATGATAGCCAGAACACCTGATGAATTTGAACGAAGTGGAATATCTGTTCGGACCGAACATGAGGTTATTAAGGTGGACACTAAAAGTAGTACTCTTAAAGTGAAAAATCTAAAAACGGAAGAAGTGTTTAGTGATACGTATGATAAGTTAGTGATTGCCACAGGAGGGAATCCTATTATTCCTCCTATTGAAAACATTCAACTGAATAATTTTTATACTCTCAGAAGCATGCAAGACGGAACAGAAATAAGAAAACTTTTTGATGAAAAAGAAATAAACGACATAGTAATTATCGGAGCTGGTTATATTGGAGTTGAAATGGTAGAAGCTGCTAGGGCCCGAGGAAAAAATGTAAGAGTCATCCAACTAGACAAGCGAATACTTACTGAATCATTTGACAAGGAGATCACCGATATAATGGAAGCAGAGTTAATTAAAAACAATGTTTTGCTTCATACAAATGAATTTGCAAAAAGTTTAGTAGGAAAGGAAAAGATTGAAGGAATCATTACAAATAAAGGAGCATATAAAGCTGACCTTGTAATTCTTTCTACAGGCATACGTCCCTCTACTGAATTTGTAGAAGGACAACTTGAAACTTTAAAAAACGGTGCTATCGTTATTAACGAGTACGGTGAGACTAGCGTGGGGGGTGTCTATTCAGCGGGTGATTGTGCTACGGTATACAATATTGTAAGTAAGCAGAATGATTATATTCCCCTTGCTACAACGGCTAGTAAACTGGGAAAAATAGTAGGTGAAAATTTAGCAGGACAGCGCGTTCCTTTTAGGGGAACGCTGGGGTCTGCATCCATTAAGGTTTTATCTCTTGAGGCAGCAAGAACTGGTCTGACGGAGGAAAGTGCTTCAAGGCTGGGGATAGAATGTAAATCGGTGTTTATAAAGGATAAAAATCACACAAATTACTACCCAACTCAGGAAGACTTATACATCAAATTAATTTACAACAAATCAACAGAAGAAATTATTGGAGCTCAGATAATCGGAAAGGATGGAGCAGCACTAAGGATGCATGCACTATCTCTTGCAGTTTATTCGAAGCTTAAAACAAGGGAGCTTGGAATGCTTGATTTCGCATATTCTCCGCCCTTTTCAAAGACTTGGGACGCCTTAAATATTGCAGGCAATGCAGCAAAGTAG
- a CDS encoding L-cystine transporter, producing MEITVMYTLSNIAIMFGLVGLLYFFHKKHISFTKRIFAALGLGIVFGVSMKYFYESEPLIIEESVKWINILGAGYIRFLKLIVIPLILVSIISAIVKLTHTEDVWKMSLYVILVLVFTAGIASIIGIYTSLFFNLTAETLQSSENGITYESNSNQGLDRLHHTPITQRLAELIPENIFEDMAGMRPSSTIGVVIFAALVGIAALKVSRKKPESIEFFKKIMATAQDLTSGMLILILKLTPYAILAMITKISATSDTSSILKLGKFVLASYVAIGITILMHMVLIALNRLNPITFIQKAFPVLTFAFVSRSSSATIPVNVEVQTEQLGVSEGIANISSSFGASIGQNGCAALHPAMLAIMIAPTQGINPTDPSFIIQLIGVIIITSFGVAGAGGGATMASLMVLSSMNLPVELVGLLISIEPLIDMGRTSANVSDSMVAGIITAKRLNQLDINIYNNKSKVENKEFA from the coding sequence ATGGAGATAACGGTAATGTATACATTATCAAACATAGCGATTATGTTTGGGCTGGTAGGGCTATTGTATTTTTTTCATAAAAAACATATTTCATTTACGAAAAGAATTTTTGCGGCACTAGGGTTAGGGATAGTGTTTGGTGTGTCTATGAAATATTTTTATGAATCAGAGCCTTTAATCATAGAGGAAAGTGTTAAGTGGATTAATATTTTAGGTGCGGGCTACATAAGGTTTCTTAAGTTGATCGTAATACCTCTCATACTTGTCTCGATAATATCCGCAATAGTAAAATTAACGCATACCGAAGATGTTTGGAAAATGAGCTTGTATGTAATATTGGTTCTTGTATTTACAGCAGGGATTGCATCAATAATCGGAATTTATACCTCTTTATTCTTTAATTTAACAGCAGAGACACTTCAATCTAGTGAAAATGGAATTACATATGAAAGTAATTCAAACCAAGGGCTTGACCGTCTACACCACACTCCAATCACACAAAGACTGGCTGAACTCATCCCTGAGAATATATTTGAAGATATGGCCGGTATGAGACCGAGCTCAACAATTGGAGTAGTAATATTTGCAGCCCTGGTAGGAATAGCTGCTCTTAAAGTCTCAAGAAAGAAACCAGAGTCAATAGAATTTTTCAAAAAGATAATGGCAACAGCGCAAGATTTAACCTCGGGAATGCTAATTTTGATTTTAAAGTTAACACCTTATGCCATATTAGCAATGATTACAAAAATATCAGCTACAAGCGACACTTCAAGCATATTAAAGCTTGGAAAATTTGTACTTGCTTCTTATGTTGCCATTGGCATTACAATTTTAATGCACATGGTCTTAATTGCTCTTAATAGACTAAATCCAATCACTTTTATCCAAAAAGCATTTCCTGTCCTAACATTTGCGTTTGTGTCTCGTTCTAGCTCAGCAACAATACCTGTTAATGTAGAAGTGCAAACTGAGCAATTAGGGGTTAGCGAGGGTATTGCTAATATATCTAGCTCGTTTGGAGCTTCAATTGGGCAAAATGGTTGTGCTGCTCTCCATCCTGCTATGTTGGCAATAATGATTGCCCCTACTCAAGGAATCAACCCGACAGATCCTTCATTTATAATCCAACTCATAGGAGTAATAATAATAACCTCATTTGGAGTAGCTGGAGCCGGTGGGGGAGCAACGATGGCATCTTTAATGGTTCTCTCGTCAATGAACCTGCCTGTAGAACTAGTTGGACTATTAATATCTATTGAACCTCTGATTGATATGGGAAGAACATCTGCTAATGTAAGCGATTCAATGGTTGCAGGGATAATTACTGCTAAAAGGCTTAACCAGTTAGATATAAATATTTACAACAATAAAAGTAAGGTAGAGAATAAGGAATTTGCTTAA